From the genome of Psychrilyobacter atlanticus DSM 19335, one region includes:
- a CDS encoding IMPACT family protein: MKTIERECVIQFEIKKSKFIGYIKPIFTKNEAEDFIKKIKSKHSDARHNCSAYKVLENGQEYYKVDDDGEPSGTAGKPMGEILNILGVDNLVVVATRYFGGIKLGAGGLIRNYAKTAKLAVEEAGIVEWNPKINVVIEFSYDRSTQIDKLLEGEEEFSKEYGEQILYRGRVSEEVLLKLKEIRGIILIEN; encoded by the coding sequence ATGAAAACAATAGAAAGAGAATGTGTGATACAGTTTGAGATAAAAAAATCCAAATTTATAGGATATATAAAACCAATTTTTACTAAAAATGAAGCTGAAGATTTTATAAAAAAGATAAAATCAAAACATTCAGATGCAAGGCATAATTGTAGTGCATACAAGGTTTTAGAAAATGGTCAGGAATACTACAAGGTAGATGATGACGGGGAGCCTAGTGGAACAGCAGGGAAACCGATGGGAGAGATCTTAAATATACTGGGAGTCGATAATTTAGTAGTAGTAGCTACCAGATATTTTGGTGGTATAAAATTAGGAGCCGGAGGGCTTATTCGAAATTATGCTAAAACTGCAAAATTAGCTGTGGAAGAAGCAGGAATAGTAGAATGGAATCCTAAAATAAATGTAGTAATAGAATTTTCTTATGACAGATCTACTCAGATAGATAAGTTATTGGAAGGGGAAGAGGAGTTTTCCAAGGAATATGGGGAACAAATTCTCTATAGGGGAAGAGTTTCAGAAGAGGTTCTCTTAAAGTTAAAGGAAATAAGAGGGATTATATTGATAGAAAATTAA